Proteins encoded within one genomic window of Rhinolophus sinicus isolate RSC01 linkage group LG14, ASM3656204v1, whole genome shotgun sequence:
- the TSPAN2 gene encoding tetraspanin-2 isoform X1: MGRFRGGLRCIKYLLLGFNLLFWLAGSAVIAFGLWFRFGGSMKDFSSEDKSPEYFYVGLYVLVGAGALMMAVGFFGCCGAMRESQCVLGSFFTCLLVIFAAEVTTGVFAFIGKDVAIRHVQTMYEEAYNDYLKDREKGNGTLITFHSTFQCCGKESSELVQPTCPKELLGQGHKNCIDEIETVISAKLQLMGIVGIGIAGLTIFGMIFSMVLCCAIRNSRDVI, from the exons ATGGGGCGCTTCCGCGGGGGCCTGCGGTGCATCAAGTACCTGCTGCTCGGCTTCAACCTGCTCTTCTGG CTGGCAGGGTCGGCTGTCATTGCCTTTGGACTATGGTTTCGGTTCGGAGGTTCCATGAAGGATTTCTCATCAGAGGACAAGTCCCCAGAGTATTTCTACGTGG GGCTGTACGTGCTGGTCGGAGCAGGGGCCCTGATGATGGCAGTGGGCTTCTTCGGGTGCTGTGGGGCCATGCGGGAGTCGCAGTGTGTGCTGGGATCG TTTTTCACCTGCCTACTGGTGATATTTGCTGCTGAAGTAACCACTGGAGTGTTTGCTTTTATAGGCAAGGATGTA GCTATACGACATGTTCAGACCATGTATGAAGAAGCGTACAATGACTACCTTAAAGACAGGGAAAAGGGAAATGGGACTCTCATTACCTTCCACTCAACA TTTCAGTGCTGCGGAAAAGAGAGCTCTGAACTGGTCCAGCCCACATGCCCAAAGGAGCTTCTAGGACAAGGACACAAG aaTTGCATTGATGAAATTGAGACCGTCATCAGTGCCAAGCTCCAGCTCATGGGGATTGTCGGTATTGGAATTGCAGGTCTTACG ATCTTTGGCATG
- the TSPAN2 gene encoding tetraspanin-2 isoform X2, protein MGRFRGGLRCIKYLLLGFNLLFWLAGSAVIAFGLWFRFGGSMKDFSSEDKSPEYFYVGLYVLVGAGALMMAVGFFGCCGAMRESQCVLGSFFTCLLVIFAAEVTTGVFAFIGKDVAIRHVQTMYEEAYNDYLKDREKGNGTLITFHSTFQCCGKESSELVQPTCPKELLGQGHKIFGMIFSMVLCCAIRNSRDVI, encoded by the exons ATGGGGCGCTTCCGCGGGGGCCTGCGGTGCATCAAGTACCTGCTGCTCGGCTTCAACCTGCTCTTCTGG CTGGCAGGGTCGGCTGTCATTGCCTTTGGACTATGGTTTCGGTTCGGAGGTTCCATGAAGGATTTCTCATCAGAGGACAAGTCCCCAGAGTATTTCTACGTGG GGCTGTACGTGCTGGTCGGAGCAGGGGCCCTGATGATGGCAGTGGGCTTCTTCGGGTGCTGTGGGGCCATGCGGGAGTCGCAGTGTGTGCTGGGATCG TTTTTCACCTGCCTACTGGTGATATTTGCTGCTGAAGTAACCACTGGAGTGTTTGCTTTTATAGGCAAGGATGTA GCTATACGACATGTTCAGACCATGTATGAAGAAGCGTACAATGACTACCTTAAAGACAGGGAAAAGGGAAATGGGACTCTCATTACCTTCCACTCAACA TTTCAGTGCTGCGGAAAAGAGAGCTCTGAACTGGTCCAGCCCACATGCCCAAAGGAGCTTCTAGGACAAGGACACAAG ATCTTTGGCATG